Proteins found in one Saccharomyces kudriavzevii IFO 1802 strain IFO1802 genome assembly, chromosome: 11 genomic segment:
- the HCS1 gene encoding ATP-dependent 5'-3' DNA helicase HCS1 (similar to Saccharomyces cerevisiae HCS1 (YKL017C); ancestral locus Anc_2.656), translating to MNKELASKFLSSINHEREQDIQITSKLLTTLSIQQLVQNGLAINNVHLENIRSGLIGKLYMELGPNLEINDRIQRGDMRIGDIVLIRPAKTKTKAKTKVKKTPEDSNEDQVECSGVIYKMSDTQITIALEESQDVIATTFYSYNKLYILKTTNTVTYKRMESTMRKLSEFTSPVQDKITQYLVNERLFVPKSGELQNVGSFLNPNLNDSQKAAINFATNNDLTIIHGPPGTGKTFTLIELIQQLLIKNPEKRILICGPSNISVDTILERLTPLVSNNLLLRIGHPARLLDSNKRHSLDILSKKNTIVRDISQEIDKLIQENKKLKNYKQRRENWNEIKLLRKDLKKREFKTIKDLIIQSRIVVTTLHGSSSRELCSLYRNDPNLKLFDTLIIDEVSQAMEPQCWIPLIAHQNQFDKLILAGDNKQLPPTIKTEDDQNVIRNLETTLFDRLLKIFPKREMIKFLNIQYRMNEKIMEFPSQSMYHGKLIADATVASRLLIDISSVDVSPSGDDDIDTKLPLIWYDTQGDEFPETADDATILGSKYNEGEIAIVKKYIESLKSLNVQQDSIGVISPYNAQVSHLKRLIHGKLELNNIEISTVDGFQGREKDVIILSLVRSNEEFEVGFLKEERRLNVAMTRPRRQLVVVGNIEVLQRCGNKYLKSWSEWCEENADIRYPNIDDYL from the coding sequence ATGAACAAGGAATTGGCatccaaatttttatcaaGTATCAACCATGAACGCGAACAAGATATTCAAATAACTTCTAAGTTATTGACAACGCTATCTATCCAACAATTGGTGCAAAATGGCCTGGCAATAAATAATGTACatttagaaaatataagGTCTGGTCTCATTGGAAAGCTGTACATGGAGTTGGGGCCCAATCTAGAGATCAACGACAGAATACAAAGAGGTGACATGAGGATAGGTGATATTGTTTTGATACGGCCCGCAAAGACCAAGACCAAGGCAAAAACCAAGGTGAAAAAGACACCTGAAGACTCCAATGAGGACCAAGTGGAGTGTTCGGGCGTCATCTACAAAATGAGCGATACTCAAATCACCATTGCTTTGGAAGAGTCTCAGGATGTTATCGCTACcactttttattcttataATAAGCTTTACATCTTAAAAACTACTAATACTGTCACATACAAAAGAATGGAATCCACAATGAGAAAGCTATCTGAGTTTACTTCACCAGTACAAGACAAGATCACACAGTATTTAGTAAATGAACGTCTTTTCGTCCCCAAAAGTGGCGAACTTCAAAACGTTGGATCTTTCTTGAACCCGAATCTAAACGATTCTCAAAAAGCTGCCATAAATTTTGCCACTAATAATGACTTGACCATTATACATGGTCCTCCGGGAACCGGCAAAACGTTTACTTTGATTGAGTTGATTCAGCAACTTTTAATCAAAAATCCCGAAAAGAGAATCTTAATTTGCGGACCTTCCAACATCTCTGTGGATACTATCCTGGAAAGATTGACGCCTCTCGTGTCCAATAACTTATTATTAAGGATTGGTCATCCCGCAAGGTTACTAGACTCCAATAAAAGACATTCTCTTGATATActtagtaaaaaaaatacgatCGTAAGGGACATTTCACAAGAGATTGATAAAttaattcaagaaaacaaaaaactaaaaaattataaacAACGTAGGGAAAATTGGAATGAAATTAAACTACTGCgcaaagatttgaaaaaaagagaattcAAAACAATTAAAGATTTGATCATCCAGTCTAGGATAGTAGTTACCACTTTACATGGCTCATCCTCGAGAGAACTATGTTCTCTTTATAGAAATGACCCAAATTTGAAACTCTTCGATACATTGATCATCGATGAAGTTTCGCAGGCGATGGAACCACAATGCTGGATTCCACTAATTGctcatcaaaatcaattcGACAAGTTAATTCTTGCCGGTGATAATAAACAATTGCCGCCCACAATAAAAACGGAAGACGACCAAAACGTCATCCGTAACTTAGAGACCACATTATTCGATAGATTACTCAAAATTTTCCCCAAGAGggaaatgataaaattcttgaatattcaatacagaatgaatgaaaaaatcatggAATTTCCTTCGCAGTCAATGTATCATGGAAAGTTAATAGCCGATGCAACAGTGGCAAGTCGGCTATTAATAGATATATCAAGCGTTGATGTTTCCCCATccggtgatgatgatattgacaCGAAACTGCCCTTAATTTGGTATGACACTCAAGGTGATGAGTTTCCCGAAACTGCCGATGACGCCACAATTCTTGGGTCTAAGTATAATGAAGGCGAAATTGCCATTGTGAAAAAGTATATCGAGAGTTTAAAATCCTTGAACGTCCAGCAGGATTCTATAGGCGTTATCTCTCCATATAATGCACAAGTCTCACACTTAAAAAGGTTGATTCATGGCAAGTTGGAATTAAACAACATTGAAATATCAACAGTGGACGGGTTCCAAGGCCGTGAAAAGGATGTTATTATCTTGAGTTTAGTTCGTAGCAacgaagaatttgaagttgGTTTTCTGAAGGAGGAAAGAAGGCTAAATGTCGCCATGACAAGACCCAGAAGACAATTAGTTGTTGTGGGCAATATAGAAGTGTTGCAAAGATGCGGTAACAAGTATCTGAAAAGTTGGTCGGAATGGTGTGAAGAAAACGCTGATATAAGGTACCCCAACATTGATGATTATTTATAA
- the SWD2 gene encoding WD-repeat containing protein SWD2 (similar to Saccharomyces cerevisiae SWD2 (YKL018W); ancestral locus Anc_2.657): protein MTTVPISKPNLLKFKHVKSFQPQEKDCGPVTSLNFDDNGQFLLTSSSNDTMQLYSATNCKFLDTIASKKYGCHSAIFTHAQNECIYSSTMKNFDIKYLNLETNQYLRYFSGHGALVNDLKMNPINDTFLSSSYDESVRLWDLKISKPQVIIPSLVPNCIAYDPSGLVFALGNPENFEIGLYNLKNIQEGPFLIIKIDDSTFNQWNKLEFSNNGKYLLVGSSMGKHLIFDAFTGQRLFELVGTRAFPVREFLDSGSACFTPNGEFVLGTDYDGRIAIWNHSDSISNKTLKPQGFIPCVSHETCPRSIAFNPKYSMFVTADETVDFYVYDE from the coding sequence ATGACTACCGTGCCCATCAGCAAACCTAATTTGCTGAAATTCAAACACGTTAAGAGTTTTCAACCGCAAGAAAAGGACTGCGGTCCCGTaacttcattgaatttCGATGATAATGGCCAGTTTCTACTGacctcttcttccaatgATACAATGCAACTGTACAGTGCTACAAATTGCAAATTTCTGGATACAATTGCCTCCAAAAAATACGGCTGCCATTCTGCTATCTTCACACACGCCCAGAACGAATGTATCTATTCTTccacaatgaaaaattttgatatcaaATATCTCAATCTAGAAACAAATCAATATTTGAGATACTTTTCCGGCCATGGTGCTCTAGTTAATGACTTGAAGATGAACCCAATTAACGACACTTTTCTGTCGTCGTCGTATGATGAATCTGTCAGGCTTTGggacttgaaaatttctaAACCACAAGTAATTATACCAAGTCTCGTACCAAATTGTATCGCATACGACCCAAGTGGGCTCGTCTTCGCATTAGGAAACCCAGAAAACTTCGAAATTGGGCTGTataatctgaaaaatatccaGGAGGGCCCTTTCTTGATAATCAAGATTGATGACTCAACTTTCAATCAATGGAATAAACTGGAATTTTCTAACAATGGGAAATATTTACTCGTTGGCTCCTCAATGGGAAAGCACCTAATCTTCGACGCGTTCACAGGTCAACGGCTCTTTGAACTGGTAGGGACCAGAGCTTTTCCTGTCAGAGAATTTTTGGATTCTGGATCTGCTTGTTTTACACCAAACGGTGAATTTGTCCTTGGGACAGATTATGATGGCAGGATTGCCATCTGGAATCATTCCGACTCGATCAGTAACAAGACATTGAAGCCACAGGGATTTATTCCCTGCGTTTCTCATGAGACCTGTCCCAGGTCAATTGCATTTAACCCTAAATATTCCATGTTTGTTACCGCAGACGAAACAGTAGATTTTTACGTTTATGATGAATGA
- the RAM2 gene encoding bifunctional protein farnesyltransferase/protein geranylgeranyltransferase (similar to Saccharomyces cerevisiae RAM2 (YKL019W); ancestral locus Anc_2.661), whose protein sequence is MEEYDYSDITPLPIQTDVQDELCRIMYTEEYKQLMGLTRALISMNELSPRALQLTSQVIHVAPAFYTIWNYRFNIVRHMMAESDDTTSYLNKELDWLDEVTLNNPKNYQIWSYRQSLLKLHPSPTLKRELPVLKLMIDDDSKNYHVWSYRKWCCLFFNDFQHELAYTTDLIQSDIYNNSAWTHRMFYWVNAKDVASEVELADEFQFIMDKIQLVPQNISSWTYLRGFQEFTHDTIQQDEKVVQFATSFTADVLSLPIGSPQDLPGIESSYALEFLANHWSADPASRDSAVKAYNLLAIKYDPIRKNLWQHKINILS, encoded by the coding sequence ATGGAAGAGTACGACTATTCAGACATCACGCCATTGCCCATCCAGACAGACGTGCAGGATGAGCTGTGCCGCATCATGTACACGGAGGAGTACAAGCAGTTGATGGGACTGACAAGGGCTCTGATCAGCATGAACGAACTGTCGCCCAGGGCACTGCAGTTGACGTCCCAGGTCATCCACGTGGCACCAGCTTTCTACACCATATGGAACTACAGATTCAATATTGTCAGACACATGATGGCCGAATCAGATGATACCACCTCGTACTTGAACAAAGAGTTGGACTGGCTGGACGAAGTCACGCTGAATAATCCGAAAAACTACCAGATCTGGTCCTATAGACAATCGCTCTTGAAACTACATCCCTCTCCCACTCTTAAAAGAGAACTTCCTGTTTTAAAACTCATGATCGATGACGATTCCAAGAACTACCACGTTTGGTCGTACAGAAAGTGGTGTTGTCTGTTCTTCAACGATTTTCAGCACGAGCTCGCCTACACTACCGATCTCATCCAGTCAGACATTTACAATAACAGCGCATGGACCCATAGGATGTTTTACTGGGTGAATGCGAAAGATGTGGCCTCAGAAGTGGAATTGGCCGACGAATTTCAGTTTATCATGGACAAGATTCAATTGGTCCCGCAAAACATCAGTTCGTGGACCTATCTCCGTGGGTTCCAAGAGTTCACCCATGATACCATTCAACAAGACGAAAAAGTGGTCCAGTTTGCCACGTCCTTCACTGCGGACGTCTTGTCACTGCCAATCGGTTCACCACAGGATCTGCCCGGAATCGAGTCCTCATATGCCTTGGAATTCTTGGCAAACCACTGGAGTGCGGACCCAGCCAGCCGAGACAGCGCAGTTAAAGCTTATAACTTGCTAGCAATCAAATACGATCCTATCAGAAAGAACTTGTGGCAGCATAAGATAAATATCTTGAGCTga
- the MCO12 gene encoding Mco12p (similar to Saccharomyces cerevisiae YKL018C-A; ancestral locus Anc_2.658), producing the protein MLGMIRWVLEGTLVAMLLSAIRRETGMIFFYNRYQLGGWIHRYMSWGEMCYSRTLKMVKRSSLFRKQLSEDGFGRIHDNSPKQRRKDQSQYSSRFVELD; encoded by the coding sequence ATGTTGGGAATGATAAGGTGGGTTCTTGAAGGAACATTAGTGGCGATGCTTCTATCGGCAATAAGGAGGGAAACAGGAATGATATTCTTCTACAACCGGTACCAACTGGGCGGCTGGATACACAGGTATATGTCATGGGGAGAAATGTGCTATTCAAGGACGCTGAAGATGGTTAAGCGTTCCAGTCTTTTCAGAAAGCAGTTGAGCGAGGACGGGTTCGGGCGTATCCATGATAATAGCCCAAAACAAAGGAGAAAGGATCAGTCCCAGTACAGTAGTAGGTTCGTGGAGCTAGATTAA
- the SPT23 gene encoding Spt23p (similar to Saccharomyces cerevisiae MGA2 (YIR033W) and SPT23 (YKL020C); ancestral locus Anc_2.662): MMSSTRNVSSLLPSYNSKAQHDSGSSDLDLLESELLDIALLNSGSSLQDPGLLTLEKEKITAPAAVVPVKEKEQELRDDVTSLQSLLDRHVQFGRKLPLRTPYANPLDFVNINPPSLPLSLEIIGLPKVSRVETQMKLSFRIKNAHARENFFIHLPSDCIAKDKFFTSPENPADSTIPNKHISERTLFLDAFLLCASNSNSNNFKQTYVCNRCVNREKRRASRRKSGLNDNSIWQNNENKRAIIFNSKQLFIISNDGLSDGSSAIDFDLPTRIVCYCRHHKATNGFVILFLLKDHNGDILAKTITEPIMIMDKKNTSNTTTPTSTGNAQVSPMTNDTRSFSSPQSEMNFSSEFPIPSNNKNFIISTKCMLDDNNNNNNNGNNNTATTNNCNNRHFPSPKSSSEDSNHSFSDIHFSNNIDNNFRRSLDSWSSAGFNNSSNPALTTLTSDFSTTSARNTGKRQRSINEPFASTPNSFARLPQNFIDSSKHLSNHSSVSLAFNNKPSIQRVIPAQGSINGGIEVTLLGSKFRQGLIIKFGENIALSSQCWNDSTMVTYLPPSSKPGPVMVTIVEPNEASMRNNSNSSISKSNSVSDMLHSSKYTGDKAIFTYVDDTDRQLIELALQIVGLKMNGKLEDARNIAKRIVGSDSSPSSNTTRPITQNTPTNSYAYMMRDINDEQLIIKVIKSFEENNNLSMINLSMCDVRGRTLLHLASFSNCYSLVSLLIKYGSHLNDQDVFGFTALHMACINGDLRIIRLLLECNVDVMKKSKNGFIAKQFFLMNYSINKARYSNYETSLFDDVLTRLTKNSAVCGDNQPFDRDSSQSSFNSSLFDDDNDTHNDRYKGRSHLPVNSAEPISQLSTRDNNTSFAIMDSDSGYDVSDCESSSDEIALEFFNAHKIKDASFQQNQLQKGAETNVEHDGSLWNRMLNRLNDELPKYEDLFPRISKHGELGIKSVDASLEDPTQMTIDDPQTSSEDDELEALQIGFNTIFSKKQNFQNDKMLLFFWIPLTLVLLLCFTLSKLGKDDDMFHNISKIFQEYLRIGLAKVLLGNERMKTSLKMQLSNFQNNNILNDMRVS; encoded by the coding sequence ATGATGAGTAGCACCAGAAATGTTTCATCGCTGCTTCCCAGCTATAACAGTAAAGCACAACACGACAGTGGGTCCTCGGACTTGGATCTGCTTGAGTCAGAACTACTGGATATCGCTCTACTCAATTCTGGGTCCTCTTTGCAAGATCCTGGATTGTTGACCCTCGAGAAGGAGAAAATTACAGCTCCTGCCGCCGTTGTACcggtcaaagaaaaagagcaGGAGCTAAGAGACGACGTCACATCTCTGCAGAGTTTGCTTGATCGGCACGTCCAATTTGGTAGGAAGCTACCGCTGAGAACGCCATATGCCAATCCGCTAGATTTTGTCAACATAAACCCGCCTTCTCTGCCGTTGTCGCTGGAAATCATTGGGTTGCCCAAGGTCTCTAGAGTGGAAACTCAGATGAAGCTGAGTTTCCGGATTAAAAACGCACACGCAAGagaaaatttctttattcatttaCCCTCCGATTGCATAGCGAAGGACAAGTTCTTCACTAGCCCGGAAAATCCCGCCGACTCGACCATACCCAATAAGCACATCAGCGAGCGGACTCTTTTCCTGGACGCCTTTCTTTTATGTGCATCCAACAGCAATAGCAACAATTTCAAGCAAACGTATGTTTGCAATAGATGCGTcaacagagaaaaaagaagagctTCGAGAAGGAAATCCGGATTGAACGACAACTCCATCTGGCagaataatgaaaacaaaagagcAATTATATTCAATAGCAAAcaacttttcatcattagtAATGACGGTTTAAGCGATGGTTCCAGCGctattgattttgatttacCGACTAGAATTGTCTGTTACTGCAGACACCACAAGGCCACTAATGGGTTTGTGATCTTGTTCCTTCTAAAGGATCACAACGGCGACATCTTGGCCAAGACAATAACCGAGCCCATTATGATCatggataaaaaaaacactaGCAATACCACTACTCCTACAAGCACTGGTAATGCTCAGGTATCGCCGATGACAAATGACACTAGGTCCTTCTCATCCCCGCAAAGTgagatgaatttttcatccgAATTCCCCATACCttccaacaacaaaaacttcatcATTTCTACAAAATGCATGcttgatgataataataataataataacaatggCAACAACAATACTGCAACGACCAACAACTGCAACAACAGACACTTTCCATCCCCGAAGTCCTCCAGTGAAGACAGCAaccattctttttcagatattcatttttcaaacaacATCGACAACAATTTCCGCCGTTCACTGGATTCTTGGTCTTCCGCAGGTTTTAACAACTCGTCAAATCCCGCTCTCACAACATTGACCAGCGATTTCAGTACAACCTCGGCGAGAAATACTGGCAAGAGACAGCGTTCGATAAACGAACCCTTTGCATCTACTCCAAACTCATTTGCCCGTCTTCCTCAGAACTTCATCGACTCATCTAAACACTTATCCAACCACAGCAGCGTTTCCTTGGCCTTCAATAACAAACCTTCAATTCAACGTGTCATCCCCGCACAGGGGTCCATTAATGGAGGTATCGAGGTAACTCTACTTGGCTCGAAATTTAGACAGGGCTTAATCATCAAGTTCGGCGAAAATATAGCGCTGTCTAGCCAATGCTGGAACGATTCTACAATGGTAACTTATTTACCGCCATCGTCGAAACCGGGACCAGTTATGGTAACTATTGTTGAACCAAATGAGGCTTCCATGAGGAACAACAGTAACAGCAGCATTTCTAAGAGTAATAGTGTGAGCGATATGCTACATTCTAGCAAATACACCGGCGACAAGGCCATTTTCACTTACGTCGATGATACTGATAGACAACTGATCGAGTTGGCTCTGCAAATCGTGGGGTTGAAAATGAACGGTAAGCTGGAAGACGCAAGAAATATTGCAAAAAGAATTGTCGGCAGTGATTCGTCACCATCTAGCAATACCACGAGACCAATTACTCAAAACACCCCTACAAATTCGTACGCATACATGATGCGGGACATAAACGATGAACAATTGATCATTAAAGTCATCAAATCtttcgaagaaaataacaatCTTTCCATGATTAATCTTTCCATGTGTGATGTTAGAGGCAGAACTTTATTACATTTAGCGTCATTCAGTAACTGCTATAGTCTCGTCTCACTATTAATCAAATATGGATCGCACTTAAATGATCAAGATGTTTTTGGTTTTACCGCGTTACATATGGCATGTATAAATGGGGATTTGAGAATTATCAGGCTACTGTTAGAGTGCAACGTGGATGTTATGAAGAAATCCAAGAACGGCTTTATCGCcaaacaatttttcttgatgaattaCAGTATTAATAAAGCAAGATACTCAAATTATGAAACTAGTCTGTTTGATGATGTCTTGACTAGATTGACGAAAAATAGCGCGGTATGCGGTGATAATCAACCATTCGACAGAGATTCATCCCAGTCGAGTTTCAACTCAAGTCtatttgatgatgataatgatacTCATAATGATCGTTACAAAGGAAGGAGCCATTTACCAGTCAACTCCGCTGAACCCATTTCTCAATTATCCACCCGCGATAACAATACGTCATTTGCAATTATGGACTCAGATTCAGGTTATGACGTAAGTGACTGCGAATCGTCTTCAGATGAAATTGCCTTGGAGTTCTTCAATGCCCATAAAATCAAGGACGCCTCTTTCCAGCAAAATCAACTTCAAAAGGGAGCTGAAACTAACGTAGAACATGACGGCTCTTTATGGAACAGAATGCTAAATCGTTTAAATGACGAACTGCCTAAGTATGAAGATCTATTCCCAAGGATATCCAAACACGGAGAACTTGGTATTAAATCTGTCGATGCTAGCTTAGAGGATCCTACTCAAATGACCATTGATGATCCTCAAACTTCTTCAGAAGACGATGAGTTGGAAGCTTTGCAAATTGGATTCAACACAATCTTCTCCAAGAAGCAAAACTTCCAGAATGATAAAATGCTGTTATTCTTTTGGATCCCATTGACTTTGGTACTACTATTATGTTTCACATTGTCGAAGTTGGGCAAAGATGATGACATGTTCCATAATATAtctaaaatttttcaggaaTACCTAAGAATTGGGTTAGCCAAGGTTCTGTTAGGTAACGAAAGAATGAAGACTTCCTTAAAAATGCAACTATCGAACTTTCAAAACAATAACATTTTAAATGACATGCGAGTCAGTTAA
- the ATP7 gene encoding F1F0 ATP synthase subunit d (similar to Saccharomyces cerevisiae ATP7 (YKL016C); ancestral locus Anc_2.655), with amino-acid sequence MSLAKSASNKLDWAKVISSLRISGSTATQLSSFKKRNDEARRQLLELQSQPTEVDFSHYRSVLKNSSVIDKIESYVKHYQPVKINASKQLQVIESFEKHAMTNAKETESLVSKELKDLQTTLDNIQSARPFDELTVDDLAKIKPEIDAKVEEMVKKGKWDVPGYKERFGNLNVM; translated from the coding sequence ATGTCTTTGGCCAAATCTGCTTCTAACAAACTTGACTGGGCAAAAGTCATCTCCTCTCTACGTATATCAGGATCTACTGCCACACAATTATCCAGtttcaagaagagaaaCGACGAGGCACGTAGACAGCTATTGGAGCTACAAAGCCAGCCCACCGAAGTAGACTTCAGTCATTATAGATCCGTATTGAAAAACAGTTCAGTCATCGACAAAATAGAGTCGTACGTTAAGCATTACCAGCCGGTCAAAATCAATGCCTCCAAACAATTGCAAGTGATTGAGTCCTTCGAAAAGCACGCAATGACCAACGCCAAGGAAACAGAATCTCTGGTTTCCAAGGAATTAAAGGATTTGCAAACCACCCTAGATAACATTCAATCAGCAAGACCTTTCGACGAGTTAACCGTCGATGATCTGGCAAAGATCAAGCCTGAAATCGACGCTAaggttgaagaaatggttAAGAAGGGTAAATGGGACGTACCTGGTTACAAGGAAAGATTTGGTAATCTGAATGTGATGTAA